The following are encoded in a window of Carya illinoinensis cultivar Pawnee chromosome 15, C.illinoinensisPawnee_v1, whole genome shotgun sequence genomic DNA:
- the LOC122296942 gene encoding uncharacterized protein LOC122296942, giving the protein MKLLSWNLRGLGNPRSIRSLRDLLTSEVPEILFLQETKLSSRRLEFCKLRLGFRCCFGVDSVGRSGGLALLWKDDINLRIINYSSHHIHASITNCDGVEWLLTGVYGHHDSGQRSEVWRLLKFLGRGVVLPWIVFGDFNEILDHSEKLGGNIRSDIQMREFREVLSDCYLRDLGYVGSRFTWSNRRGEEDLVKERLDRFLANSLWCDMFPNLRVTHGVAAYSDHIPLWLDTEGALVRRRSRRLFRFEAMWVGETECSSIIERVWGRRHGPISLDQIMGRISSCATELGRWNKASFGHVQKNLATAKRRLQCLEENDSGQHCLEEHKQACLEVQKWLERDELMWKQRSRVKWLREGDCNSRYFHSKASTRRRKNSIMQLQDESGIWQKGDQMDVLITEYFQTLFTAADRVDMEDVLSGVEARVTAEMNEDLLKPYVAEEVEVALKQMHPSKAPGPDGMPPLFFQKYWGMLGNSITTALLSALNSGMFPSGLNHTFITLIPKKASPSKVADFRPISLCNVLYKILSKVIANRLKSVLPDIISASQSAFVPGRQISDNVLIAYELLHFLRNKRKGRKGFMSLKLDMSKAYDRVDWLFLEKIMGSLGFDKKLISLIMQCVRTVSFSVLVNGSPKGPIIPSRGLRQGDPLSPYLFLLCTEGLISLLKRNASREGVDGIRICRGAPRINHLLFADDSVIFCKADVITNVKIQSLLNKYERASGQCINKEKTSMVFSKNVNDDLKRDIMQLWGGSYTQQYEKYLGPPPMVGRSKKQAFSDIKKRVWQKLQVWKGNLLSQGGREVLIKAVAMSIPTYAMSCFLFPKTLCHELEMMMARFWWGDHSRENKIHWCRWEKLCVSKFRGGMGFRDLHLFNLALLAKQGWRLLRNVDSLFYKVYKAKYFPNSCLFEAKVGANSSYVWKGIWEALDCLRKGCRWRVGNGQTVRIFKDPWVPECPSVSALVESDENLKVNSLIDGSTDAEDSLYWSHEKNGNFSVKSAYRYLQYNQQLANGQSSTGSSEAVFWKSLWHLKLPKKMKVFAWRACQEKLPTFLNLKKKHVLEDATCGLCNQGMEDTAHALFFCSEVRSVWGVFCSQMDNIQTALSFWDLANLARVRGSDSLLARFIAITWGLWYRRNKRIYEDISIHIHVSVNNALSLQQEYAQVQLFDGSNQKITKVVRWHPPPNDFLKLNIDGATFPEHSVAGIGVVLRDQYGEVIVACSKVEKEVSSAEFIEAVALLRGLQLCAQWGVPKIMLETDCLVLVNALNENSVCLTDIAFILQDIRRLMVGFQEVQVVHVNRLGNLVAHRLARHAWLIDDICIWWDYCPSFVSQALWLDKLAICKDN; this is encoded by the exons ATGAAACTCTTATCTTGGAATctccgtgggcttgggaacccacggagTATTCGTTCTCTTCGTGATTTACTCACGAGTGAAGTTCCcgaaattttgtttcttcaagaaacaaaattatCATCACGCCGGTTGGAGTTTTGTAAGTTGAGATTGGGTTTTCGGTGTTGTTTTGGTGTTGACAGTGTGGGTCGAAGTGGAGGTTTGGCCCTTTTGTGGAAAGATGATATTAATCTGAGGATTATTAATTATTCTAGTCACCATATTCATGCGTCTATTACAAACTGTGATGGGGTGGAGTGGTTGTTGACTGGGGTGTATGGTCATCACGATAGTGGGCAGCGATCTGAAGTTTGGAggcttttgaaatttttgggccGTGGGGTTGTTTTACCATGGATAGTTtttggggatttcaatgaaattttagATCATTCTGAGAAACTGGGCGGAAATATAAGAAGTGATATACAGATGAGGGAGTTTCGAGAGGTCTTATCAGATTGTTACTTGAGGGATTTGGGATATGTAGGGTCTCGTTTTACTTGGAGTAATCGTAGGGGTGAGGAGGATTTAGTGAAGGAAAGGTTAGATCGCTTTCTTGCTAATTCTTTGTGGTGTGATATGTTTCCAAATCTTCGAGTAACACATGGAGTTGCAGCCTACTCCGATCACATTCCATTATGGTTGGATACTGAAGGGGCTTTGGTTAGAAGGAGGAGTAGGAGGTTGTTTCGATTTGAGGCTATGTGGGTGGGAGAAACTGAATGTTCCTCGATTATTGAGAGGGTTTGGGGTCGGAGACATGGTCCTATTTCTTTGGATCAGATTATGGGAAGAATTTCAAGTTGTGCTACTGAGTTAGGAAGATGGAATAAGGCTTCATTTGGCCATGTGCAGAAAAATTTAGCTACTGCTAAAAGGAGGCTTCAATGCTTAGAAGAGAATGACTCTGGACAACACTGTCTAGAGGAACATAAACAAGCATGTCTTGAGGTTCAAAAATGGCTCGAAAGGGATGAGTTAATGTGGAAGCAAAGATCTCGGGTAAAGTGGCTTAGAGAAGGGGATTGTAATTCCCGGTATTTCCATTCTAAGGCATCCACTAGACGAAGAAAGAATAGTATTATGCAGTTGCAAGATGAGTCTGGGATTTGGCAAAAAGGGGATCAGATGGATGTCTTAATTACTGAATATTTTCAGACTCTATTCACTGCTGCAGATCGTGTGGATATGGAGGATGTTCTTTCGGGTGTTGAGGCAAGAGTCACTGCTGAGATGAATGAGGATCTGTTAAAACCTTATGTTGCTGAGGAGGTGGAGGTAGCTTTAAAACAGATGCATCCTTCTAAGGCCCCTGGACCGGATGGTATGCCTCCTCTTTTCTTTCAGAAATATTGGGGTATGTTAGGCAACTCCATTACTACTGCTTTACTTTCAGCTTTGAATTCTGGGATGTTTCCTAGTGGCTTAAATCATACTTTTATTACTCTTATCCCTAAAAAAGCTTCCCCTTCTAAGGTAGCAGATTTCCGTCCCATTAGTCTATGTAATGTGCTCTATAAGATCCTTTCTAAAGTCATTGCTAATAGACTCAAGAGTGTTTTGCCGGATATTATCTCTGCTTCTCAAAGCGCGTTTGTTCCTGGTAGACAGATTTCTGACAATGTTCTTATTGCTTATGAGTTGCTGCATTTTCTTCGTAATAAGCGAAAGGGTAGGAAGGGGTTTATGTCTCTCAAacttgatatgagtaaagcGTATGATAGGGTGGATTGGCTGTTTTTAGAGAAAATTATGGGGTCCCTTGGTTTTGATAAGAAACTGATTTCTTTAATTATGCAGTGTGTTAGAacagtttctttttctgttttggttAATGGGAGTCCTAAAGGCCCTATTATTCCTTCTCGGGGCCTTAGGCAAGGAGATCCGTTATCACCATACTTATTTCTTTTGTGTACGGAAGGTCTTATTTCGTTGCTCAAAAGAAATGCTAGTAGGGAAGGGGTGGATGGAATAAGGATTTGTAGAGGTGCTCCTAGAATAAATCACCTATTATTTGCGGATGATAGTGTCATATTTTGTAAAGCTGATGTGATTACAAATGTGAAGATCCAATCTTTGTTGAATAAGTATGAGAGAGCTTCGGGCCAATGtattaataaggaaaaaacttCTATGGTCTTTAGCAAAAATGTGAATGATGACCTGAAAAGAGATATTATGCAGTTGTGGGGTGGTAGCTATACACAGCAGTATGAGAAGTATTTAGGGCCGCCTCCTATGGTTGGGAGGTCAAAAAAACAAGCCTTTTCTGATATAAAGAAGAGAGTGTGGCAGAAGTTACAGGTATGGAAGGGGAATTTGTTATCTCAAGGGGGTAGGGAGGTGCTTATAAAAGCTGTAGCTATGTCTATTCCTACTTATGCCATGAGTTGTTTTTTGTTTCCCAAAACTTTATGTCATGAGTTAGAGATGATGATggcaagattttggtggggggaTCACTCTcgggaaaataaaattcattggtGTAGATGGGAGAAGCTGTGCGTTTCAAAATTCCGAGGTGGGATGGGTTTTAGAGATTTGCACCTATTTAATTTAGCCCTTTTGgctaagcaagggtggaggctGTTAAGAAATGTGGATTCTCTCTTTTACAAAGTTTATAAAGCCAAGTATTTTCCGaattcttgtttatttgaaGCCAAGGTTGGTGCTAATTCATCTTATGTGTGGAAAGGAATTTGGGAAGCTCTTGATTGTTTGAGAAAAGGTTGTAGGTGGCGTGTGGGGAATGGGCAAACTGTGCGTATTTTCAAGGATCCATGGGTACCGGAGTGTCCAAGTGTTTCAGCTTTGGTGGAGTCTGATGAAAACTTAAAAGTTAATTCTCTGATAGATGGCAGCACAG ATGCTGAAGACTCCTTGTATTGGAGCCATGAAAAGAATGGAAATTTTTCTGTTAAGAGTGCCTACCGATATCTCCAATATAATCAACAGCTTGCAAATGGGCAGTCTTCTACTGGTAGTTCTGAGGCTGTGTTTTGGAAGTCATTATGGCATCTGAAACTTCCTAAAAAGATGAAGGTGTTTGCATGGAGGGCATGTCAGGAGAAGCTTCCAACTTTTCTGAATCTGAAGAAGAAACATGTATTGGAGGATGCAACTTGTGGGCTGTGTAATCAAGGTATGGAAGATACTGCTCATGCTTTGTTTTTTTGCTCGGAAGTAAGGAGTGTGTGGGGGGTTTTTTGTTCTCAAATGGATAACATACAAACTGCTCTTTCTTTCTGGGATCTGGCAAATTTAGCTCGTGTAAGAGGGTCTGATTCTCTGCTGGCCAGATTTATAGCTATAACATGGGGGctttggtatagaagaaataaaaggatttATGAGGATATTTCTATACATATTCATGTGTCTGTTAATAATGCTCTTTCTTTACAACAAGAATATGCACAGGTGCAGTTGTTTGATGGTTCCAATCAGAAGATTACTAAGGTAGTACGATGGCATCCTCCTCCAAATGATTTTCTGAAACTGAACATTGATGGGGCCACCTTTCCTGAACATTCTGTTGCTGGGATTGGGGTGGTGTTGCGGGATCAGTATGGTGAGGTTATTGTGGCTTGCTCTAAGGTAGAGAAAGAGGTATCTTCTGCTGAGTTTATTGAGGCAGTTGCACTTCTAAGAGGGTTACAGTTGTGTGCTCAATGGGGTGTCccaaaaattatgcttgaaactgattgtttggttttggttaatGCTTTGAATGAAAATTCTGTATGTTTAACAGATATTGCTTTTATTCTTCAAGACATACGAAGGCTTATGGTGGGATTCCAAGAAGTTCAAGTGGTGCATGTAAACCGTTTAGGCAATTTGGTGGCTCATCGTTTGGCAAGACATGCTTggttgattgatgatatttgtataTGGTGGGATTATTGTCCTTCTTTTGTTAGTCAAGCTTTATGGCTTGATAAACTTGCTATTTGTAAGGAtaattga